One part of the Glycine max cultivar Williams 82 chromosome 14, Glycine_max_v4.0, whole genome shotgun sequence genome encodes these proteins:
- the LOC100782472 gene encoding U-box domain-containing protein 15: MGEGENTEIETETESEATSTWSLGKHTQIIELSETLTNGNLSAKIEAAREIRKMVRKSSSSSSKTRAKLAAAGVIEPLVLMLSSSNVDARQSSLLALLNLAVRNERNKVKIVTDGAMPPLVELLKMQNSSIRELATAAILTLSAAASNKPIIAASGAAPLLVQILKSGSVQGKVDAVTALHNLSTSIANSIELLDASAVFPLLNLLKECKKYSKFAEKATALLEILSNSEEGRTAISIADGGILTLVETVEDGSLVSTEHAVGTLLSLCRSCRDKYRELILKEGAIPGLLRLTVEGTAEAQDRARVLLDLLRDSPPEKRLTSSVLEKIVYDIAERVDGADKAAETAKRLLQDMVQRSMEHSMKCIQHRAASCTPSIPST, from the exons atgggaGAGGGAGAGAACACAGAAATAGAAACAGAAACAGAATCAGAAGCAACATCGACATGGAGCCTCGGAAAACACACTCAGATAATCGAACTTTCGGAGACGCTGACGAACGGGAACCTCAGCGCCAAGATTGAGGCCGCGAGGGAGATAAGGAAGATGGTTCGGAaatcgtcgtcgtcgtcgtcgaaGACGCGCGCGAAGCTCGCCGCAGCGGGTGTGATTGAACCGCTCGTGCTGATGCTCTCTTCTTCCAACGTCGACGCTCGCCAATCCTCGCTCCTCGCCCTCCTCAACCTCGCTGTTCGCAACGAACG AAACAAGGTCAAAATAGTGACAGATGGTGCCATGCCTCCACTGGTGGAGCTCCTCAAGATGCAAAATAGCAGTATACGAGAATTAGCTACAGCTGCAATCTTGACACTCTCAGCTGCTGCATCCAACAAGCCAATTATTGCCGCATCTGGAGCTGCACCTCTCCTTGTTCAGATTCTCAAATCTGGAAGTGTTCAAGGCAAAGTTGATGCTGTTACAGCCCTCCATAATCTTTCTACTAGCATTGCGAATTCCATTGAACTCCTTGATGCAAGTGCTGTTTTCCCTCTGCTCAACCTCCTTAAGGAGTGCAAGAAGTATTCCAAGTTTGCAGAAAAAGCCACAGCACTGCTTGAAATCCTTTCCAACTCCGAAGAAGGACGAACGGCAATCTCAATTGCAGATGGTGGAATCTTAACACTAGTAGAGACAGTTGAAGATGGATCACTTGTCAGCACAGAACATGCTGTTGGAACCCTGCTATCATTATGCCGAAGCTGCCGAGATAAATACCGGGAACTGATTCTCAAAGAAGGAGCAATTCCGGGTCTGTTACGTCTGACAGTGGAGGGCACAGCTGAAGCTCAAGATAGAGCGCGTGTGCTTCTGGATTTGCTCAGAGATTCTCCCCCTGAAAAAAGACTAACCTCATCAGTTTTGGAGAAAATTGTTTATGACATTGCTGAACGGGTAGATGGAGCAGATAAAGCTGCTGAAACTGCCAAACGGTTATTGCAAGATATGGTTCAAAGGAGTATGGAACACAGCATGAAATGCATCCAGCATAGGGCTGCATCTTGTACTCCTTCTATTCCATCCACTTGA
- the LOC100781040 gene encoding uncharacterized protein: MLGRAAFSRTGSFRPENLGQNAMAMIGNVCFSFFVIGVLVFTIMAATYEPEDPLFHPSTKITTFLTSKSNATFKSDNSVVRTGEDFMAANETAFGSIINSTDVDNLASAEIIDAGDAAAATQCDVSGPIDCKDPEVFHLMMRATIDKFQDIHFYRFGKPAPGSNDSTCDMAWRFRPKEGKAAAFYKDYRRFVIDRSENCTLSVVSIGEYHTGVNARKRKKHQKAGLEKTPLNLDQVNALPVVGEIVNDSLPVVESESSFIHGKYLIYEGGGDRCKSMNHYLWSFLCALGEAQYLNRTLIMDLSICLSSIYTSSKQDEEGKDFRFYFDFEHLKEAASVLDKEQFWADWNKWQQKDGMSLHLVEDFRVTPMKLMDVKDALIMRKFGSVEPDNYWYRVCEGETESVVQRPWHLLWKSRRLMDIVSAISSKLNWDYDSVHVVRGEKARNRELWPNLDAHTSPDALLSTLHDKIDEGRNLYIATNEPDTSFFDPLKDKYTTHFLDEYKELWDENSEWYSETTKLNNGNPVEFDGYMRVSIDTEVFLRGKKQLETFNDLTSDCKDGINTCNVAAN, translated from the coding sequence ATGTTGGGTCGGGCTGCATTTTCCCGAACTGGGAGTTTCAGGCCTGAGAATTTAGGTCAGAATGCCATGGCCATGATTGGGAACGTTTGCTtctcattttttgttattgGGGTTTTGGTTTTCACCATTATGGCTGCCACTTATGAACCTGAGGATCCCTTATTTCACCCTTCAACCAAGATCACCACATTCCTCACTTCCAAATCCAATGCAACTTTCAAGTCTGATAACAGTGTTGTGAGAACTGGGGAGGATTTCATGGCTGCTAATGAAACTGCGTTTGGCTCCATTATCAACTCAACTGATGTTGACAACTTGGCTAGTGCGGAAATTATTGATGCCGGCGATGCAGCTGCGGCTACTCAGTGTGATGTGAGTGGCCCTATTGATTGTAAGGACCCTGAGGTATTTCATTTGATGATGAGGGCAACAATTGACAAGTTTCAGGACATCCATTTTTACCGATTTGGGAAGCCGGCTCCCGGTTCCAATGACAGCACTTGTGATATGGCGTGGCGGTTTAGGCCGAAGGAAGGAAAGGCTGCTGCATTTTATAAGGATTATAGGAGGTTTGTGATTGATAGATCTGAGAATTGTACACTTAGTGTTGTTAGCATTGGGGAGTACCATACTGGTGTAAATgcaaggaagaggaagaagcatCAGAAAGCTGGGCTAGAGAAGACGCCACTGAATCTGGACCAGGTGAATGCATTACCTGTTGTTGGAGAGATTGTTAATGACAGCCTCCCTGTGGTCGAGTCTGAGAGTTCGTTTATTCATGGTAAATACTTGATTTATGAGGGTGGTGGAGACAGGTGTAAGAGCATGAACCATTACTTGTGGAGTTTCTTGTGTGCTCTTGGGGAAGCTCAGTACCTGAACCGAACATTGATTATGGATTTGAGCATATGTCTGTCTTCAATTTACACATCATCGAAGCAGGATGAGGAGGGCAAAGATTTCAGGTTCTACTTTGATTTTGAGCATTTAAAGGAGGCAGCTTCTGTGTTGGACAAGGAGCAGTTTTGGGCAGATTGGAACAAGTGGCAACAAAAAGATGGGATGAGTCTTCATCTTGTGGAGGATTTCAGGGTCACGCCCATGAAGCTTATGGATGTGAAGGATGCCTTGATCATGAGGAAGTTTGGATCTGTTGAGCCGGATAACTACTGGTATAGAGTCTGTGAAGGAGAGACAGAATCCGTCGTGCAAAGGCCGTGGCATTTGTTATGGAAATCAAGGCGGTTGATGGATATAGTGTCTGCAATATCTTCAAAGTTGAACTGGGACTATGATTCTGTTCATGTTGTGAGAGGGGAAAAGGCAAGGAACAGGGAGCTTTGGCCTAATCTTGATGCACATACCTCCCCTGATGCGCTTCTCTCAACCTTGCATGACAAGATTGATGAAGGAAGGAACCTCTACATAGCAACAAATGAACCTGATACATCTTTCTTTGACCCTCTGAAAGATAAGTATACCACTCACTTTCTTGACGAGTATAAGGAGCTTTGGGATGAAAATAGTGAGTGGTACTCTGAGACAACAAAACTCAATAATGGCAATCCAGTTGAATTCGATGGTTACATGAGAGTGTCCATTGATACAGAAGTGTTCTTGAGAGGTAAAAAGCAGCTTGAAACTTTCAATGATTTGACCAGTGATTGCAAGGATGGTATTAATACCTGTAATGTTGCAGCAAACTAA